In a single window of the Elaeis guineensis isolate ETL-2024a chromosome 6, EG11, whole genome shotgun sequence genome:
- the LOC105047067 gene encoding 2-hydroxyacyl-CoA lyase, with amino-acid sequence MADEANSKTLESQALDSCPPETLVDGSALVARSLARAGVQHMFGVVGIPVTAVATRAVALGVRFLAFHNEQSAGYAASAYGYLTGRPGVFLTVSGPGCVHGLAGLSNGAANTWPVVMISGSCDQADFGKGDFQELDQMAAVMPFVKHAAKATHVSQIPRLVREVLGFAVAGRPGGCYLDLPADVLHQTIAESEAARVLSEAENPIFQEVEPVGALHIEKAVSLLRNAERPLIVFGKGAAFARAENSLKKLIETTGIPFLPTPMGKGLMPDTHELAATAARSLAIGRCDVVLVVGARLNWLLHFGEPPRWSKDVKFILVDISKEEIDLRKPYLGLVGDARRVLDLINEEIKDDPFCLGRSHPWVEAISKKAKENVTKMEAQLAKDVVPFNFLTPMRIIRDAILAQGSPAPILVSEGANTMDVGRAVLVQNEPRTRLDAGTWGTMGVGLGYCIAAAVASPGRLVVAVEGDSGFGFSAMEVETLVRYQLPVVVIVFNNGGVYGGDRRTPDEVTGPYKEDPAPTSFVPGAAYHTLMEAFGGKGYLVGSPQELKSALAESFSAWKPAVINVIIDPYAGAESGRLQHKN; translated from the exons ATGGCGGACGAGGCCAactccaaaaccctagaatcccaAGCCCTAGATTCGTGCCCCCCCGAGACCCTAGTCGATGGCAGCGCCCTCGTGGCCAGGTCCCTCGCCCGCGCTGGCGTCCAGCACATGTTCGGCGTGGTGGGGATCCCTGTCACCGCCGTCGCCACCCGCGCCGTCGCCCTCGGCGTTCGCTTCCTGGCCTTCCACAACGAGCAGTCCGCCGGCTACGCCGCCTCCGCCTATGGCTACCTTACCGGCCGCCCCGGtgtcttcctcaccgtctccgGCCCCGGCTGCGTCCACGGCCTCGCTGGCCTCTCCAACGGGGCCGCTAACACCTGGCCGGTCGTCATGATCTCCGGCTCCTGCGACCAGGCCGACTTTGGGAAGGGCGATTTCCAGGAGCTTGACCAGATGGCCGCCGTGATGCCGTTCGTCAAGCACGCCGCCAAGGCCACCCACGTCTCCCAGATCCCCCGCCTGGTCCGCGAGGTGCTGGGCTTCGCCGTCGCCGGACGGCCCGGCGGGTGCTATCTGGACCTCCCAGCTGACGTTCTCCACCAGACGATCGCTGAATCCGAAGCCGCTAGGGTTTTATCGGAGGCCGAAAACCCTATATTTCAAGAAGTTGAGCCCGTAGGGGCCCTACATATCGAAAAGGCAGTGTCTTTACTCAGGAACGCCGAGAGACCTTTGATCGTGTTCGGTAAAGGCGCCGCCTTTGCCCGGGCCGAGAATTCTCTAAAGAAGCTGATCGAGACCACCGGAATTCCGTTCCTTCCAACACCAATGGGCAAGGGGTTGATGCCGGACACCCACGAGCTTGCCGCCACCGCTGCTCGATCGCTGGCTATTGGCCGGTGTGATGTTGTTCTTGTCGTCGGTGCAAGGCTTAATTGGCTCCTCCACTTCGGAGAACCTCCAAGATGGTCTAAAGATGTGAAATTTATACTGGTGGATATCTCcaaggaggagatcgatctccgaAAGCCCTACTTGGGCTTAGTGGGTGATGCGAGGAGAGTGTTGGATCTGATCAATGAGGAGATCAAGGACGACCCTTTTTGTCTGGGGAGATCACATCCATGGGTGGAGGCCATTTCCAAGAAGGCAAAGGAAAATGTGACAAAGATGGAGGCTCAGTTGGCTAAGGATGTGGTTCCCTTCAATTTCTTAACCCCAATGAGGATTATAAGGGATGCAATTCTTGCCCAGGGGAGCCCAGCTCCAATACTGGTGTCAGAGGGTGCAAACACGATGGACGTCGGGAGGGCAGTGCTGGTGCAGAATGAGCCAAGGACAAGGTTGGATGCAGGAACATGGGGAACAATGGGGGTTGGTTTGGGTTATTGCATCGCAGCTGCCGTGGCTTCACCTGGTCGCTTGGTGGTGGCTGTGGAAGGGGATTCCGGTTTTGGATTTAGTGCCATGGAAGTCGAG ACATTGGTAAGGTACCAGTTGCCTGTTGTGGTCATAGTCTTTAACAACGGTGGAGTATATGGTGGTGATAGAAGAACCCCTGATGAAGTAACTGGACCATACAAAGAGGACCCTGCCCCAACTTCTTTTGTTCCAGGTGCAGCTTACCATACTCTAATGGAGGCTTTTGGAGGTAAGGGTTATCTTGTGGGTTCTCCACAAGAGCTCAAGTCTGCTCTTGCAGAATCTTTTTCTGCATGGAAACCTGCTGTAATAAATGTTATCATAGATCCATATGCCGGTGCAGAGAGTGGGAGATTGCAGCATAAGAACTAA